The genomic segment attatatatatatatattaccataaTGATTGAGACATTTGAAAGACGCTAATTAAACTTTATTCTGGTTCATTCAACCAACAGAAAGGTGCCAGAAAGAGAGCTTTAGCATACTGATTTTCCTGTGGCTCGTGTCAAAAGTATACATCTAAGAAAGGACTCGGTCCAGAAGCGatagtgtcattaaactaatATTATGTTATCAAATGTCTGTACCTGAACCAACTCTGATGTAGAAGTTGATGCAGTAAGTGATATTCACGCTGTGTGTCGCACTAGTTTCCACAGTAATTGAGGCCCCTTTCTCATCAATAGTTCTCTCTAATGTCGGTACATATCCACCAGTTCTACAATTATATACGGATGTACGTTGTTGCTGAAGATCCACACATTTGTTCTGGAATTGAAGCCTGACTAATTCCAATCTGAAGTGTTGTTGTTGCCTGAAGTGAACAGTTACAGGTGATGCCTGTGTTGCCAGGTACGAATCCGTCAAGAAACACTCCTTGTACATCGCTGATTGATTCATCTGTACACATGTGTaccactaaaataataataataataataataataataataataatattatcactactactactattatcactactactactactatcactactactattactactactactactatcactactactactactactactactacagatgtagtagtaacagtagt from the Gigantopelta aegis isolate Gae_Host unplaced genomic scaffold, Gae_host_genome ctg7643_pilon_pilon, whole genome shotgun sequence genome contains:
- the LOC121366897 gene encoding uncharacterized protein LOC121366897; this encodes MNQSAMYKECFLTDSYLATQASPVTVHFRQQQHFRLELVRLQFQNKCVDLQQQRTSVYNCRTGGYVPTLERTIDEKGASITVETSATHSVNITYCINFYIRVGSGSLSLQFYSSEDKTTVPMATQSTTKTIPVTKTDTPSDCTCTDMLSTFRKCPLSIGKH